The following are encoded in a window of Bordetella genomosp. 10 genomic DNA:
- the rfaD gene encoding ADP-glyceromanno-heptose 6-epimerase → MIVVTGAAGFIGSNLVRGLNRRGIRDVIAVDDLTEGDKFVNLVDCQIVDYMDKDAFRRRVQSGDLPELRAVLHQGACSDTTERNGRYMMDNNYRVTRELFEYCQGQCVPFLYASSAATYGSPQAYAEDPANEAPLNVYGYSKLLFDQVLRTRLHALTAQAVGLRYFNVYGPHEQHKGRMASVAFHNMNQFLAEGHVRLFEGWDGYENGGQSRDFISVEDVVAVNLHFLDNPDKSGIFNCGTGRAQPFNDVAAAVVNALLAEQGHAPQALEALVAQGLIRYIPFPDDLKGRYQSFTQADTSRLRAAGFTQPMRDVQTGVAEYVRYWRERGKA, encoded by the coding sequence ATGATCGTAGTGACCGGCGCGGCCGGCTTTATCGGCAGCAATCTGGTGCGCGGACTGAACCGCCGCGGTATCCGCGACGTCATCGCGGTCGACGATCTGACTGAGGGCGACAAGTTCGTCAATCTGGTCGATTGCCAGATCGTCGACTACATGGACAAGGACGCCTTCCGCCGGCGCGTCCAGTCCGGCGACCTGCCGGAACTGCGCGCCGTGCTGCACCAGGGCGCCTGCTCGGACACCACCGAGCGCAACGGCCGCTACATGATGGACAACAACTACCGCGTGACCCGCGAGTTGTTCGAGTACTGCCAGGGCCAGTGCGTGCCTTTCCTGTATGCGTCCTCGGCCGCCACCTACGGTTCGCCCCAGGCCTATGCCGAGGATCCCGCCAACGAGGCGCCCCTGAACGTCTACGGCTATTCCAAGCTGCTGTTCGACCAGGTGCTGCGCACGCGCCTGCATGCGCTGACCGCCCAGGCGGTGGGCCTGCGCTATTTCAACGTCTACGGTCCGCACGAGCAGCACAAGGGCCGCATGGCGTCGGTGGCCTTCCACAACATGAACCAGTTCCTGGCCGAAGGGCACGTGCGCCTGTTCGAGGGCTGGGACGGCTACGAGAACGGCGGCCAGAGCCGGGATTTCATCTCGGTGGAGGACGTGGTCGCGGTCAACCTGCATTTCCTCGACAATCCGGACAAGTCGGGCATCTTCAACTGCGGCACGGGCCGGGCCCAGCCGTTCAACGACGTCGCGGCGGCCGTGGTCAATGCCTTGCTGGCCGAGCAGGGGCATGCGCCCCAGGCGCTGGAAGCGCTGGTGGCGCAGGGCCTGATCCGCTACATCCCCTTCCCGGACGACCTGAAGGGCCGCTATCAGAGCTTCACGCAGGCCGATACGTCGCGTCTGCGCGCCGCCGGCTTC
- the rfaE1 gene encoding D-glycero-beta-D-manno-heptose-7-phosphate kinase: MSTFPVDAIARRRILVVGDVMLDRYWFGEVDRISPEAPVPVVRVARREDRLGGAANVARNIVALGAQATLVGIVGADEAGGCIHRLAGEAGIQAALVADAGHPTTLKMRVLGRQQQLLRVDFEEHPGAVALDGVDAEVASHLAGHDVVVLSDYAKGALTRVQGLIAAARAAGVPVLVDPKGDNYAPYRGATLVTPNRSEMQQAVGRWQSEADLDQRAQRLRGQLDLEALLVTRSEQGMTLFTAAGREHVDAQAHEVFDVSGAGDTVLATLAVTRAVGMDWPDAMRWANRAGGIVVGKLGTSTVSAQELGELS, translated from the coding sequence ATGAGCACCTTTCCCGTGGACGCCATCGCCCGCCGCCGTATCCTGGTGGTCGGCGACGTGATGCTGGACCGCTACTGGTTCGGCGAGGTCGACCGCATCTCGCCGGAAGCGCCGGTGCCCGTGGTGCGCGTGGCGCGCCGCGAGGACCGCCTGGGCGGCGCCGCCAACGTGGCGCGCAATATCGTGGCGCTGGGCGCGCAGGCGACGCTGGTGGGCATCGTCGGCGCCGACGAGGCCGGCGGCTGCATCCATCGCCTGGCCGGAGAGGCGGGCATCCAGGCGGCGCTGGTCGCCGACGCCGGCCATCCGACCACGCTGAAAATGCGCGTGCTGGGCCGCCAGCAGCAACTGCTGCGCGTCGATTTCGAGGAACATCCCGGGGCCGTGGCCCTGGACGGCGTCGACGCCGAGGTGGCGAGCCACCTGGCCGGCCACGACGTGGTGGTGCTGTCGGACTACGCCAAGGGCGCGCTGACGCGGGTCCAGGGCCTGATCGCCGCCGCGCGCGCCGCCGGCGTGCCGGTGCTGGTCGACCCCAAGGGCGACAACTACGCGCCTTATCGGGGCGCCACGCTGGTGACGCCCAACCGTTCGGAAATGCAGCAGGCGGTGGGGCGCTGGCAGTCGGAAGCGGACCTGGACCAGCGCGCCCAGCGGCTGCGCGGCCAACTGGACCTGGAAGCCCTGCTGGTGACGCGGTCCGAGCAGGGCATGACCTTGTTCACCGCCGCCGGCCGCGAGCACGTGGATGCCCAGGCGCATGAAGTGTTCGACGTGTCGGGCGCGGGGGATACCGTGCTGGCCACGCTGGCCGTCACGCGCGCGGTGGGCATGGACTGGCCCGACGCCATGCGCTGGGCCAACCGCGCGGGCGGCATCGTGGTCGGGAAACTGGGCACATCCACCGTCAGCGCGCAGGAATTGGGAGAACTATCATGA